The proteins below are encoded in one region of Berryella intestinalis:
- a CDS encoding CCA tRNA nucleotidyltransferase has translation MSLDHTFIDIPPYAQTAFEILESAGFEAWIVGGFIRDTLMGRSDNARDIDMATSATWRETKRAFVEAGFSAHETGTDHGTVTVVVDGHAIEITTYRIDGMYTDSRHPDTVSLASTIEDDLARRDFTVNALAYHPRRGLIDPYGGFSDIEDGILRTVGEPLRRFGEDSLRILRGCRFASQLGFDFDPVTFEAMCAAKSKTLSLSRERVSHEIDLFITGSHVHDALLRCIDVLAAVLPELVALKGFDQKSVFHCYDVLEHTAWVVHNTPAHPLVRWAALLHDIGKPAACYESDGARHFRGHPEISIIIGRGLLQRLGYSSKFTEQVLSLVKRHDDRIAATRKAVRSALRDLDGDTALFIALCQLKRADAMAKAPEYRMRAQTCESLLEILNEILAAEEPFTREGLAINGNDVIALGVAPGPEVACALDAALDAVIEEEVGNSLDELVAFVESWVSSR, from the coding sequence ATGTCACTGGACCACACGTTCATCGATATCCCGCCGTACGCCCAAACCGCCTTCGAAATTCTGGAATCCGCGGGATTCGAGGCGTGGATCGTCGGCGGGTTCATCCGCGACACGCTCATGGGCCGCTCGGACAACGCGCGCGACATCGACATGGCGACGTCTGCGACATGGAGGGAAACCAAGCGGGCCTTCGTGGAAGCCGGCTTCTCGGCTCATGAGACGGGGACGGACCACGGAACGGTCACGGTGGTCGTCGATGGGCATGCGATAGAGATAACCACCTACCGCATCGACGGCATGTACACCGACTCGCGCCATCCCGACACGGTATCGCTCGCCTCCACGATCGAAGATGACCTCGCGCGAAGGGATTTCACCGTCAACGCGCTCGCCTACCATCCGCGGCGGGGGCTGATCGACCCTTACGGGGGTTTCTCCGATATCGAGGACGGGATCCTCAGAACGGTCGGCGAGCCCCTGCGCCGGTTCGGCGAGGACTCCCTGCGCATCCTGCGCGGGTGCCGGTTCGCCTCGCAGCTCGGATTCGATTTCGACCCCGTCACGTTCGAGGCCATGTGCGCCGCGAAGTCGAAAACGCTTTCGCTGTCCCGCGAGCGCGTATCACACGAGATCGATCTATTCATAACCGGCAGCCATGTCCACGATGCGCTGCTCCGCTGCATCGACGTGCTCGCCGCGGTCCTTCCCGAGCTGGTGGCCCTCAAAGGATTCGACCAGAAGTCGGTGTTCCATTGCTACGACGTCTTGGAGCATACCGCCTGGGTCGTCCACAACACCCCCGCCCATCCGCTGGTGAGATGGGCGGCCCTGCTTCACGATATCGGGAAGCCGGCCGCCTGCTACGAATCCGACGGAGCGCGGCATTTCCGCGGGCATCCGGAAATCAGCATCATCATCGGCCGGGGCCTGCTTCAGCGGCTGGGTTACTCCTCGAAGTTCACCGAGCAGGTTCTGAGCCTGGTGAAGCGCCACGACGACCGCATCGCCGCCACGCGCAAAGCCGTGAGGAGCGCCCTGCGCGATCTGGATGGGGATACCGCTCTGTTCATAGCCCTGTGCCAACTGAAAAGAGCCGACGCCATGGCGAAGGCGCCCGAATACCGGATGCGCGCCCAAACCTGCGAGTCCCTGCTCGAGATCCTCAACGAGATCCTGGCGGCCGAGGAACCCTTCACGCGCGAGGGCCTTGCCATCAACGGCAACGACGTCATCGCCCTCGGGGTTGCGCCCGGGCCCGAGGTCGCCTGTGCGCTCGACGCCGCGCTCGACGCCGTGATCGAGGAAGAGGTGGGCAATTCCCTCGACGAGCTGGTGGCTTTCGTGGAGTCCTGGGTAAGCTCGCGGTAG